TCATGAACATCAAACGTCACGATGCCTTGATCCGGAATATTGGCAGAATACATCCGCACCGTGTTATCAGTTCGCGCAGCATAGACCCCGTACGTCCCAATGCTGATTGCACATGGGAAGACGTGGCCACCATTATAATCTGTATGTTCGCCGATTAAGTTAATCCGACCAGGTGAGAAAAAGACCCGTTCTGGTTCGCTGTCAAAAGTCGTTTTAAATTCTTGTCGTAAGTCGCTGGTTTTCATAATTGTAGCCTCCGGTTTATTTTAGTAAAACTTTATCAATCTGAATATAAGGCAATTTCCACGGTTTGTCAATCACTAATTATCCTTGGTTTCACAAAAATGGTAACGCTTTATCGTATATTTTATTTTTCGATTTATACCTTTAGCAACCAACCTAACTTAGCCTGGTTTTCACTTGATTAGTAAAACTATTCTAGTTAATTTTAACTAAACATTCTATACAAATGCCCAGTTTTGCTTTATATTATTTGTGTAAGCGTTTTATAAAATGCTGTTATTTTTGAAAGGAGCACCATTTATATGCAAGCTGACCTTGAGTGGTTGGATGACCCCGAAGTGTTTCGTGTGAATCAACTTCCGGCTCATAGTGACCATGCCTTCTATCAAACCAACGCTGAAATAACCCAAACCAGTAGTTACGTGCAATCTTTAAACGGGATTTGGCAATTTAGCTTTGCCAAAACCCCGGCGGAACGGCCCTTGAACTTTTATGACCCGAACTTCGATGCTAGTGCGTTTGAATCAATTACGGTGCCTGGTCATATTGAATTAGCCGGCTACGGTCAGATTCAATACATCAATACGTTATATCCTTGGGAGGGCCAAGTTTTCCGCCGCCCACCCTATACGTTAAATGCAGATCAGTTAGTCTCTGGACTCTTTAGTGACGCCATTGACAATACCGTCGGTTCATATCTTAAAACATTTGAATTAACGCCTGCATTCCAAGGCAAACGGACAATTATTCAATTTCAAGGCGTTGAAGAAGCCCTGTATGTCTGGCTAAATGGTCATTTTGTTGGCTATGCAGAAGATAGCTTTACCCCATCTGAATTCGACTTAACGCCGTTCATCACCACCGGTAAAAATACGTTAGCAGTACGTGTTTACAAGCGCAGTACCGCTGCGTTCATCGAAGATCAGGATATGTTCCGCTTCTCAGGGATTTTTCGCGACGTTAATTTATTAGCACTCCCGGCCGTCCATATCGCAGACCTCGATTTACGACCAACCGTAACTACCGACTGGCATACTGGCAATTTAGCAGTTACGACCAAGTTATCATGTGCAGCTACCACCACAACGGCCACCTTGCAACTCACGGTCACCGATCCAGCTGGTACCGTCATTGCTCAACAAACCCAACCACGGGCCAATACGGTGACCTTTGACCCAATCACGGTCACGGACGTTCAACTTTGGGGTCCCGCTACCCCGAACCTCTACCAGGTCACACTAACCGTTTTGACCGCTAATCAGCACATCATGGAAGTCGTCCCGTATCAATTTGGCTTCCGGAAAGTCGAACTTCGCGCTGATAAAGTGATTTACGTCAATAATCAACGACTGATCATCAATGGTGTGAACCGCCATGAATGGAACGCCAAAACCGGCCGCGTCCTATCAATTGCCGACATGCAAGCTGATATTCAAACCATGTTAGCTAATCATATCAACGCTGACCGAACTTGCCACTATCCCGATCAACTCCCTTGGTACACTTTATGTGACCAAGCCGGCATTTATTTGATGGCCGAAAACAACTTGGAATCTCATGGTTCTTGGCAAAAATTAGGCGCCATCGAGCCATCTTATAATGTACCTGGTGATAATCCACACTGGTTAGCCGCAGTAGTGGATCGAGCCCGCACTAACTATGAACTTTTCAAGAATCATCCCGCCGTTATTTTCTGGTCATTGGGGAATGAATCTTACGCTGGGAGTGATATTGCTGCCATGAACCGTTTCTACAAAACTCATGACACCTCTCGCTTGGTTCATTATGAAGGGGTCGTTCATACGCCCGACTTAAAAGATCAAATTTCAGACGTTGAAAGTCGGATGTATGAAAGTCCTAAAAACATTGCCGCTTACTTGGATAATGATCCGCAAAAACCCTTTATCGACTGTGAATACATGCATGATATGGGTAATTCACTAGGCGGTATGCAAGCTTACAATGACCTCATTGATCGCTATCCGATGTATCAAGGGGGCTTCATCTGGGACTTTATCGACCAAGCCCTCCTCGTTCATGATCCAATTTCTGGACACGATGTTTTACGCTATGGTGGCGATTTTGATGACCGTCACTCAGATTATGAGTTTTCCGGCGACGGGTTGCTATTTGCTGACCGAACCCCAAAACCAGCCATGCAGGAGGTGAACTATTACTATGGGTTACACAACTAATCAGCTTCATGTCATTTACGGTGATGGGGCACTCGGTGTGAGCGGTGCCGACTTTCACTACCTTTTTAGCTACGAACGCGGTGGGTTAGAGTCCTTACAAATTCACGGTAAAGAATGGCTTTATCGCACGCCAAAACCTACTTTCTGGCGGGCCACGACCGATAACGACCGCGGTAACCATTTCTCAGAAAAATCCGCACAATGGTTAGCGGCCAATCAGTTCAGCCCTTGTACGCAAGTCGCGGTAAGTATCGATGGTCAGCTCTTACCTGAGTTGCCAATTGCGCCGTTGAATAATCGTTACACTAATAACGAAACTGCGGCTGAGGTTGCTCTAACCTTCACCTTCAGTACCAATACGGTGCCCAGCACACCAGTCACCATCACCTATACGGTCACCGGTACCGGAAAAATACACGTCCAAGTCCACTTTACGGGCAATGCCGCTTTACCAGACTTACCCGCTTTGGGACTACGCTTAATCATGCCAACTACCGCAACTGGTTTTGACTACACCGGTCTCGCTGGTGAAACCTACCCTGATCGTCAAGCCGGCGCAGCTCACGGAACTTACCACATTGATGGCTTACCAGTTACTCCTTATCTAGTGCCACAAGACTGTGGGATGCACATGGCGACCCAACAAGTCACCGTCACCCGTGATCAAACCCAAAACAATGCCGATCAAGCGAGGATGCCGTTTGCTTTAACCTTTGAACAAGCGACACATCCTTTCGCCTTTAGTTGCTTACCTTATACGGCTGAAGAACTCGAAAATGCGACTCACATGGAAGAATTACCCTTGCCACGACGGACTGTATTAACGATTTACGGCGCTGTACGTGGCGTTGGCGGGATTGATAGTTGGGGCGCCGACGTCGATGCTCAGTATCATATTCCAGCCAGTCAAGCTATTGATTTTGACTTTAATATTAGTCCTAAACACTGACATTTATTTAAAATTTCGAGCTTGGGTTTAACCTCAAGCTCTTTTTTAATGCCCGAAAATTGAGCGCTAAATGCTAAGTCTCGGTACCACTGCAACAGCCAAATTAACTTCGTTGGTAAAACCATCGTTAAACTTTTTAGTAAAATAGTTATTGACATCTTTACTGAAAACGATTACATTAAGACTTGTAATTCATAACGAGAAAGATGTGAGGCGATACTATGACTGATTCTGTAACGACTAAAAGTAAATCGCGACGCGTAACTTCGCAATTAGCTTATTCCTTTGGGGCTTTCGGGCATGATGCGTTCTATGCAACGCTATCCACGTACTTTATTATGTTCGTCACTTCCCACTTATTTGACAAGAGCAGCGGTGCTCAAGGTTCCAAGATGATTGCGTCCATTACGTTAATCATCGCTGCCTTACGCTTCGTCGAATTGGCGATTGATCCTTTGATTGGGAACGCCATCGACAATACCAACTCACGCTGGGGACATTTCAAACCTTGGATTGTCATTGGCGGGACGATTGGTTCAATTGTCTTAGCTATTTTATTCACTGACATGGGTGGACTCAATGCTTCTAACCCGGTCCTATATTTAATTATTTTTGCTATTTTATACATCACAATGGATATCTTTTATTCCTTTAAAGACGTTGGTTTTTGGTCCATGATTCCAGCAATTTCATTTGATTCGGCAGAACGTGAAAAGACGGCCACCTTCGCTCGAGTTGGCTCAAATATCGGGGCCAACTTAGTTGGCATCGTTGTTATGCCAATCGTCTTATACTTCTCGGTGAACGCTAACAGTGGTCAAGGTGATAACCGAGGTTGGTTGGCCTTTGGCTTAATCATCGCCTTAGTTTCTTGGATCTCCGCGATGGCAGTTGCTGCCGGCACCAAAGAAAATGAGTCTGAATTACGTCAAAATACTGAAAAAACGACTTTCAAAGACGTCTTCAAGGTTTTGGGTCGTAACGATCAATTAATGTGGTTAGCCCTTACCTATGGGATTTATACGGCTGGGATTGCCATCACCAACTCTCTGGAACTCTATTACTTCACCTATATTTTAGGGAACGCTTCTGAATATACCTTGCTAGCCAGCTTGAATGCGATCATCGGGATCTTTTCTGTTTTGGCTTTCCCATCACTAGCCAAGAAATTCAGTCGTCGCAAAGTCTTCTTCTTAGCGATTGCCATCATGATGGTCGCCTTAGCTCTATTCACGTTCTCCGGTCAATCTTTAGCCTTAGTTTTGACGGCTGCTGTCTTATTCTACATTCCACAACCATTGATTTTCTTAGTTGTCCTAATGGTCTTAAGTGATTCCGTAGAATACGGGCAACTAAAGTTTGGGCACCGTGACGAATCTTTAACTTTATCCGTTCGCCCATTGTTAGATAAACTAGGCGGCGCCGTTTCCAACGGGATTGTTGGTTTGACTGCCGTTTGGGCCGGGATGACTGCCGGCGCAACTGCGGGTGACATTAGTACTCATGGGCAAATGATTTTTAAATTAATGATGTTTGGCGTTCCGGCACTGATGATTCTAATCGGAACGTTTATCTTCTTCAAAAAAGTCACTTTAGATGAAACCATGCACGCTAGCATTGTGGACGAACTCGAAAAGACTTGGCACAAACATCTAGATACCGATGAAACACCAGCCGAGGTTGAAGCTGAAGCAACGGCCACGACCAGCTACCAACTGCCGGTCAGTGGAACGTTACAAAAGTTAAGTACCGTTGGTAATCAGACCTTTGCCAGTGGCGATATGGGTCGGGGATTTGCAATTAAACCGACGGATGGTGGTGTCTATGCCCCGTTTAACGGGATTGTTGAAGCCACCTTTCCAACACGTCATGCTATTGGGCTGCGCTCAGACACCGGAATCTTAACCTTGATTCATATCGGGATTGGGACCGTTAACTTACGCGGTACCGGTTTCGTACAATATGTTCAAAAAGGCGACCGGGTCACTCAAGGTCAAGAATTGATTGAATTTTGGGCACCAGCAATTACTAAAGCTGGTTTAGATGACACCGTCATGGTCGTTATCACCAATCATCAAGCCATTCAAAGCTTTGATTACTTGAAACATACCGGAACCGCCACACACGGCGAGGCGATTTTAAAACTTTCGAGTCCCGCTGCTAAGCAAGACTAAAGTCATTGAAAAAGCAATCCGCACCGGCAAATAGCTGGCGCAGATTGCTTTTTGTTCACAGCCCCCCTCGGCGCCATGTCGGCCACCACTTTCACTGCTAAAGTTCGTTAGTTTAAAGCACAAATGTAAAATTTTATGTTATGATAATAATATTATTATTAGGTACAGTTAGGGTCCCATCAAATTGATGGGGCCCTAACTTTTAGTCGTTTAGTTTAATGCTTCATATTGATACCTAATCGTATGTGTCACCGGATGTCCTGGCCGCAATACGATATCACCAAAATCAGGATGATTAATCGCATCTGGTAAGGTTTGAGCTTCCGTCGCTAATGCCGTATATTGATGAGCGGCTTCCTTAGTTGCATCAAACGGATTAGCCGTATAAATAATCAAGCTATTCCGATCAGAATAGAGCTTTACTTGCCGATGCTGGTCGGTATCACCAATTACCGCAATGGGCGTTGTCGCACTAGGCGTCACTTCGTAAGCATCATCGAATTCAATCCCTTGACTGGTCGCTTTCAATTGATCCAAAGCCGCTTGAACTGGTTGCGGTTCATTGAAATCATAAGCAGTCTTGCTAACTGGTAACCGTTGACCGGTTGGCACCTTTTCAGCATCAAACTCTAAGCGCTTAGCACTAGTGATTTGTAGCCATTGATGGGCCAATGAGGTCCGATCATCCGCCACGTTCCAATAGACGTGGTTCGTTGGATTGAAGAGTGTCGCCGCATCCGTATCACCTGTAAAAGCAATCGAAACACGATCTTGATTATCTAAAGTAAACTTAATTTGCACAGCTAAATTACCCGGATAATGATCGGTCGTCGTTGTGATTTGCCGTTGTAGGGTCACGCTAGCACTATCCGCTGTCTGACTTAACTGACCCGCAAAATTCAAGGTATTAAACCCGTGCTGGCCCCCATGCAAAGAATGGGTTTGCTCATTCATATCAACGTTATAACGTTGATCGTCAATCTTAAAGCTAGCACCGCCGATACGACCTGCGACACGCCCAATCGATTGGCATAAGCAGTACCCGACGCGTTGATAGTCTGCCATGTTGTCTAGGCCCCAAATCAAAGGCCGCTCGACGCCATTTTCCACAACGACAAACTCTTGCCACGTTCCCCCATAACTCAAAACTGAGATACGAGTTTGGTGATCATTAATTAACGTATATCGCATAATATCTTGACCGGCTAACTGGTCAAAAACTGTTGCTTTCGTTTCCAAGGTAATCCCTCCATATTTAAAACGCTTTCATCGTTAATTATAGCCTATTTAAACTGGAATTGATATTATTTTAGTAAAAGTTTAACTAAAAAGCGTTAGTCCTTCGCTTGCGAAAAACTAACGCTTTTTCAATTAGGCCTGTACGGTCGTTTTAGCTGCTACTGCGGTAATGTAATCTAAGAAATTCCCGAAACATTGCTTCAAGAAGTGTTCGCTACCATCGTCATCTAAATGGTCGTTTTCATCAAATTTGGTGCCTGCTTGCGGTAACATAAATTCATTCCCCGGCATCACTTTAGCATCTACCCCTGGTGAATCCAGAATCTGCCGTAAGTTCATTTGTGCGCGGACCGTGCCTTGAATCCCTAAGGATGTCCCCACAATCATGACTGGCTTGTCCTTAAACGGATGTTCCGCACATGATAACCATTCAATCGCACTCTTCAAAGCGGCTGGAATCGAGTGATCATATTCTGGTACCGCAATGACCACGCCATCAGCAGCGTCAATTTTAGCTGCTAGGGCTTTGACGGTCGCTGGTTCGTTATCCAGATCATCTTCGTTAAACAACGGCAAGTCTTTGATTTCACAAATATCTAAGCTAGCTTGTGCATCCATTAAGTCCTTCATCGCATACAAAAGTTTTCGGTTATACGATTTTGAGGCATTAGTGCCGACAATCGCGACAATATTAGCTTCATCATCGCCGGCCTTTTGTTGCGCCTTGGCATTCTCACTCGCCGCCGCACCCGCAACGTAACCGGATGCAATTCCCCAAGTATTCATCATACTTGGCATTGAATCGTGACCATTGGCGCCACCGATAACTTCACCGGCCCCAAAGTAGTTTGCTACTAAAGCATTCTTACTCGTCAATAATTGTAAGCTCTTAGAATCCGTGGTATAGCCACCTAACGTGGTCGCAAACCGGTCACGTTGTTCGATAAGATAATAAGTATCGCCTTCATATTGATGTAAGTATTTCGGATCACGACCGAATTCACGATCATGGCCAGCCTTAACGTAACCTTGATAATCAGAAACCGTCTGTGCGAGCCGGTCGGCATTTACGCCAGCTGCCTTGGCAACCGTCGTTAAGTCACCCTTAACGAAAATTGGTCGCTTAGTGGTATCGGCAAAGAATCCTTTGATTTCTTGGGGAGTGAAGTCATGTAAAATCAAGAGATCGTAAACTTGTTTCCAGGTCCGTTCATCCATTAACAAGTAAGCAGTTTTGTCCGCTTGCTTTAAAATAGCATTCCGAAAAGCGGTGTACACGTTAGATTCATTAACAATCCGTTCACCCTTGGTGTTCACATAAATGGCACCCATATCCGTCGCTTGCTTTGAGGCATAAGTTGTTAACTTAGCAACCCCTGGTTCCACTTCAACCCCATGCGGATAGATCTTATACCAATCTAAGTCATGCGTTTGTAAATCCAAATCTGCATTAAATTCATAGGCATCACCCGTGGACGTCATTGGACCATAGTAATCAATCCCTTGGCTTTCAGCACCACGCATCTTTTGATTAGCCCCATGACCCCCCGTAGCTAAGACAACTGAGCGCGCTTTAATCTTAATCAATTGCCCATGTTGTTTACCGACTAAGCCGTTCAACTGACCTTGGCGGTTAAACGTTAAGGATTGAACTGGCGTATCTAATAAGATTTCGCCTCCCGCTGCCGTAAAGGCCCGCGAAACTTTTTGAATCAGTTCATAACTGCTAGCTGAAGGTAACTCGATTTGCCGATTAATTGAATGTTCCGGCGTTTGGGTTTGGGCTTTTTGGTAATGTAAGTCCGCAAAATCACTAATAAAATCAATCGCTGGTCCAATATGGTCTACCATTAACTGGGTTAGAGCAGGATAGTTAGTTTCGAGACTTTCACGGGCAACATCCTGCGCTAACATTTCAGGCGTATCATGATTATTATCAAAAATCTGAGCAGATACTTTAGAGCCCGTCCCAACAACATTGGAGCCATTGAGAATCGTCGCACCCCCAAGATAACCATTCTTTTCAACTAGAATGACCTTTTGACCCATAGTTAACGCCCGACAACCCGCAACTAATCCGGCTTCACCACCACCGATAATCACAACATCCGTCCGCAGATGCTGCGTTGTCGTGGCTTTTTTAGCCTTCGGCACTGGGGTTAACGTAATCCCTTCGTCAGCGACCGCTTTTTGCGCGGAAGTCAATAGGGCTTGGGTCATCACGGTAGCACCACTAATCGTATCGACATTGAATGATTGTTCATCAATAATATTTTGTTTTAATTTATCAATGACTTGATTAAAAATTCCGGACGTTTCAGAATGTTTCAAGATTTTTAAATCTTCCACTTTATCATCTTGAACGTCAACTTCATAATTAATAATGCCATTATGGCCCATTGCTTGACCTTTAATTTGTTGTTCTGCTTTACTCAATTGAATACACTCCCTTACGTCGCGGCTTCAAGCCACTCGTGACCTTAACTTGTTGCTGGCGATCGATAAAAATTGCTTCGACCCCTGGTAATTGCTCGATGGTCGCCATGCCAGCCACACACCCTTGAAAATAACCCACCGTGGCTAGTACCTCGGCTAATTCTGATTGTGCCGTAATAATACTGACTTGGGCCACCTGATTTTTAACGGGATAGCCCGTTTGTGGATCAAGAATATGATGATACACTTGGGTGCCAACCTTAAAATATCGTTCAAAAATACCGGATGTCACAACGGTTTTAGCTGGCATTTGAACTTGCAATAATGGTTGTCCGCGTGGCGCGGTTGGGTTTTGAATCCCAACCTCCCAACGTTGATCGGCAGTGAACGGCTGTGTCCCTAGTAACTTAACATTACCACCCAAATTCACAATTGCTTGCGTGACACCAGCTTGTTGCAACTGGGCCACAATTTGATCTGCAAAGTAACCTTTCGCAATTGCACCCAAATCAAGCGCCATCCCGGCCCGTTGCAAATAAACGGTCTGGTGAATGGGGTCTAGCTTAACTTGATCAGGATCCATCAAGGCTAGTCGTGCCTGAATACGCGCCGGACTGGGCACTTGTTGCCCCCCAAACCCGATCCGCCATAACTTGACTAACGGTCCAATCAACACGTTAAAACTAGCCGAATATTGGCGTGTATAGGCTAGTGCTGCCTGAATTAATTGAAAACCCGGGGTACTGATTGCAACCGGCTGCTGACCGGCTTGTTGATTAATCGCACTTAATTCCGAATCTGGTCGATTCATTGAAAAAACTTGATCCATCCGTTGCAGATAGTCATAAATAGCTTCAATGACCGGCTGATTCCGTTCAAATAACGTTATTGAGATAACCGTGCCCATTAACGTAAACTGGGAAACGTATTTCTTATGCGTTGCATGTGGTGCCGTCAATGGTCACAGCTCCTTTTTTATTTAGCTTAATTTCAAATCAGTTAATGTCGGTCGTAACCGGTCCAAGGCAATTTGCCCAGGCGCTGAGGCCGCACCAACCGTCGCAAAGGACAAGCAGGAGCCAAAAACTTCTCCCGCCAAGCGCGACACTTTACCCAAATCACCCATAGACATCGTAATCACCGGTTGAGTCAGGCTTTGGTGCGCTTCATTGGTCGCTGCCAGTAAGGTTAACACGTCATTTGACGTTTGTGGCATGACCGCCATCTTCGCAACATCGGCGCCAAAAGCCACCATACTGGTCAACCGTTCTACAATATCAGCTTGCGCTGGCGTCTTGTCAAAATCATGATTACTCATAATGACGACGACTTTTTGCGCATGGGCTTGGTCAACTAATTGTTTCACCGCTACTTCATCATGATACCGTTCAACATCTAACGCATCCGTGAACTGGCCCGCTAATACCGTCGTATTAACTTTAAAGTAATCGGCATCGCTTAACGCTAATTCGCCACCTTCGCCTTGAGTTCTAAATGTGGTTAACAAGGCTAAATCGCCTAACGCTTGGCGTAACTGTTGACCGGTTTGTGTTAATTGATCTGGTTGCGTGACGCCCTCATAAAAATCAATGCGCCATTCAACTAAATCTGGCTGGGCCGCTTTAATTGCCGGCACGGCCGCAAGAATTTCAGCCGTCGTTTTACCCGTAATCGGGACTGCAATTTTAGGCCGGCCAGCACCTAAGGTTAGGTGCCGTAATTTAACGATTTTTTGCATGATTGAGACTGGCTCCTTTCTGAGTTGGTTTGCCAAATAAATGATAGTATCGAATCGTTATTAAGACTGCTAAGATAAAACCAATCAGCGCAATAATAACATCAAATAAGAAGATATTAGCTAAACTATCAGCCATCATTCCGGTAACTAATGGAATTGTGAAGGAGGCAATTGAACCAGCCGTATAAAAGGCTCCGGTAATTGTTCCCTTACCTTGTGGGAAGAAGGTCGACATAACCGTTAACCCTAATTGCATCACCCCACCGGCGGCTGAGAAACCAATGACAAATGACATAATTGAACACATCATCGCGGTTGGGAATAAGTACATTAACAAAAGTGATAAGAATGACATTAACGTATAAATACCTAAAAATTGAATTTCTTTAACGGCGCGTTTGGCCAAAGCTGCGGTCACTAAGACACAAACAATCGAGCCGATACTATAATAACTAATCAACGCTCGTGACCCCGTGTCACCCATGCCGGCAACATGGGTCCCATATTGACTTAACCATTGGCTAACAAGATAAAAGGTGGCTTGTGAGACATAACCATAAAGGATAAACAAGGTGCCATCAAACCATAAACTACCTTTAGGTTTAGCAGCTGTTTCAGCTTTAGTGGCAGTAGTCGTCGTTGTACTAGCTTGATTGGCAACTGGAAATTTGCCAGAAACTAATAAGAAAATCAAGTTAATGACTAAAACAACAATACACAGAATAAATGACCAACCATACCAATACTTACCAGCAACTAGAAAGCTAACCAATAAGGGTAATCCGAATTGTCCAACTGAGATAAAAGCTTTAATAATAACATTTGCGGTTCCTTTAGCATTCGGGAACATTTCCATTAAAGCTGGATAAGTCCCAGAATCTAAGAACGAGTTAGCGATCCCCGCTAGAATCCCAAAAATATACGCGATTGAGATTGACGGGCTCATTAAGATTCCCACAAAGAACAACAGATAAGTAATGACACCTAAAACAACGAATGGCTTACGACCAAATTTATCTGATAAAAATCCTGAAACCAATAAGACAATTAAGCGACCAATTCCTAATGAAGAAATAACGACCGCTACACCACCTGTATTGGTATGCCATTGTCCAGCTAACGAATCCATGTTTTGGGCTAAAATAATGACCCCAATCCCATGAATAAAGTAGTTTAGGTATAGGCTAATTGCGGTTGGCATATACTTATTTTTCATGATATCCTCCTAAGCGCAATTTTTATTTATGGTCAACAGCATCTTCATCAAATAAAATATGGCGAATATAATCAACTGGCATTTCTTTACCCGTCCATAACTTAAAGGCAGCTGCACCTTGTTCAAGCATCATGCCTAAACCGTTAAAGACATGTTCAACCCCAGCTGCTTGTGCAACTTTCATGAGTTTAGTCGTCCGTGGCGCATAAACAGTATCAAAGACAATCAAGTCCTTACGTAACCAACTAGGATCATCAATTAGCGTCTTGTCTTCCAATGGTTTCATCCCAACCCCAGTTGAATCAGTATAAATATCAGAACTTTGAATTTCTTGTTTGAAATCAGCGCGATTTTCAAGTTCATGTAAGGTCGCTTTGCAATCGGTCCGTTCATTAATTAACTTAACATTACGTTCTGCATTTTCCCAAGAAGCATCATGCATATTAAAGATCGACATCTCTTTAACGCCATCTAAAGCTGCTTGCACAGCAATGGCAGTCCCAGCGCCACCGGCACCAGCCAAAGTCATCTTTTGACCACGAATATCAATACCTTCATCTGCCAAAGACTTCATAAAACCAATGCCATCAGTTGTATACCCGGTTAGCACGCCATTATCATTAACAACCGTATTAACCGCACCAACCATTTCAGCGGCAGGATCTAATTTATCTAACAATGGAATAACTTTTTGTTTATTAGGCATGGAAATATTAGACCCACGCATATCTAAAGTTCTAATTGATTGAATCGCGCTTGGTAACGTCTCATTAGTGACTTCAAATGCTAAGTACGCATAATTTAATCCTAGTTTAGCAAAAGCATTGTTATGCATCGTTGGTGACATTGAATGTCTAATTGGATAAGCCATCAAGCCGATTAGTAATGTATGTCCGTCAATTCGTTCAGTCATAATTAATTCACTCCTAAATAAAATTTATAATATTTTGTTACTCAATTCACTTGTCATCTTAGCAGATTGACTTATTATATTAAATAGGGTAACGTTGATTAATCAATAGATATTTTCTATGATTGAAAGGGGTATCATTTTCATGAATTTACGCCACTTGATTTTCTTTAAGGAATTGGCGCGCACCCAACATATGTCGCAAGCCGCTGATAGCCTTGGTATCTCACAACCATCACTTAGTTATGCCATCAAAAAATTGGAAAAAGAATTGGGCGTGCCACTTTTTGAACCTGACGGCCGTAATATTAAACTAACCCCAATCGGTGAGGTCTATCTGAAATATATCACTGCCAGCTTAAATGATTTATCACAAGGTAATGAGTTAGTTCACCAGTTGATGAATCCTGATACCGGTCACGTTAATTTAGGCTTTACTTACACCCTGGGTCAGCAGTTAGTGCCGGAACTACTCACTAACTTCCAAGCTGAGCCACAAAACAAGGCAATTACGTTTGAACTTGGCCAAAGTAACTCTACCGCCCTATTACAAGACCTAGCCAACGAAAAATATGACC
This genomic window from Lactobacillus sp. CBA3606 contains:
- a CDS encoding glycoside hydrolase family 2 TIM barrel-domain containing protein encodes the protein MQADLEWLDDPEVFRVNQLPAHSDHAFYQTNAEITQTSSYVQSLNGIWQFSFAKTPAERPLNFYDPNFDASAFESITVPGHIELAGYGQIQYINTLYPWEGQVFRRPPYTLNADQLVSGLFSDAIDNTVGSYLKTFELTPAFQGKRTIIQFQGVEEALYVWLNGHFVGYAEDSFTPSEFDLTPFITTGKNTLAVRVYKRSTAAFIEDQDMFRFSGIFRDVNLLALPAVHIADLDLRPTVTTDWHTGNLAVTTKLSCAATTTTATLQLTVTDPAGTVIAQQTQPRANTVTFDPITVTDVQLWGPATPNLYQVTLTVLTANQHIMEVVPYQFGFRKVELRADKVIYVNNQRLIINGVNRHEWNAKTGRVLSIADMQADIQTMLANHINADRTCHYPDQLPWYTLCDQAGIYLMAENNLESHGSWQKLGAIEPSYNVPGDNPHWLAAVVDRARTNYELFKNHPAVIFWSLGNESYAGSDIAAMNRFYKTHDTSRLVHYEGVVHTPDLKDQISDVESRMYESPKNIAAYLDNDPQKPFIDCEYMHDMGNSLGGMQAYNDLIDRYPMYQGGFIWDFIDQALLVHDPISGHDVLRYGGDFDDRHSDYEFSGDGLLFADRTPKPAMQEVNYYYGLHN
- a CDS encoding beta-galactosidase small subunit, whose protein sequence is MGYTTNQLHVIYGDGALGVSGADFHYLFSYERGGLESLQIHGKEWLYRTPKPTFWRATTDNDRGNHFSEKSAQWLAANQFSPCTQVAVSIDGQLLPELPIAPLNNRYTNNETAAEVALTFTFSTNTVPSTPVTITYTVTGTGKIHVQVHFTGNAALPDLPALGLRLIMPTTATGFDYTGLAGETYPDRQAGAAHGTYHIDGLPVTPYLVPQDCGMHMATQQVTVTRDQTQNNADQARMPFALTFEQATHPFAFSCLPYTAEELENATHMEELPLPRRTVLTIYGAVRGVGGIDSWGADVDAQYHIPASQAIDFDFNISPKH
- a CDS encoding glycoside-pentoside-hexuronide (GPH):cation symporter → MTDSVTTKSKSRRVTSQLAYSFGAFGHDAFYATLSTYFIMFVTSHLFDKSSGAQGSKMIASITLIIAALRFVELAIDPLIGNAIDNTNSRWGHFKPWIVIGGTIGSIVLAILFTDMGGLNASNPVLYLIIFAILYITMDIFYSFKDVGFWSMIPAISFDSAEREKTATFARVGSNIGANLVGIVVMPIVLYFSVNANSGQGDNRGWLAFGLIIALVSWISAMAVAAGTKENESELRQNTEKTTFKDVFKVLGRNDQLMWLALTYGIYTAGIAITNSLELYYFTYILGNASEYTLLASLNAIIGIFSVLAFPSLAKKFSRRKVFFLAIAIMMVALALFTFSGQSLALVLTAAVLFYIPQPLIFLVVLMVLSDSVEYGQLKFGHRDESLTLSVRPLLDKLGGAVSNGIVGLTAVWAGMTAGATAGDISTHGQMIFKLMMFGVPALMILIGTFIFFKKVTLDETMHASIVDELEKTWHKHLDTDETPAEVEAEATATTSYQLPVSGTLQKLSTVGNQTFASGDMGRGFAIKPTDGGVYAPFNGIVEATFPTRHAIGLRSDTGILTLIHIGIGTVNLRGTGFVQYVQKGDRVTQGQELIEFWAPAITKAGLDDTVMVVITNHQAIQSFDYLKHTGTATHGEAILKLSSPAAKQD
- a CDS encoding aldose epimerase family protein → MTLETKATVFDQLAGQDIMRYTLINDHQTRISVLSYGGTWQEFVVVENGVERPLIWGLDNMADYQRVGYCLCQSIGRVAGRIGGASFKIDDQRYNVDMNEQTHSLHGGQHGFNTLNFAGQLSQTADSASVTLQRQITTTTDHYPGNLAVQIKFTLDNQDRVSIAFTGDTDAATLFNPTNHVYWNVADDRTSLAHQWLQITSAKRLEFDAEKVPTGQRLPVSKTAYDFNEPQPVQAALDQLKATSQGIEFDDAYEVTPSATTPIAVIGDTDQHRQVKLYSDRNSLIIYTANPFDATKEAAHQYTALATEAQTLPDAINHPDFGDIVLRPGHPVTHTIRYQYEALN